The genomic window AAAAAGATGCCGTAAGACTGGAAGCAAAGATTGCCGGAGAGAAAAAAATAAACATGCCGGAAATATATATTTTGAAAATCGAGCTGGAAATTGAAAGTATAGAAACGCTCGAAAGAGAAATAAATAAAGTTTTAAAACTTCAATAAATGAAAAAAAATAAAGCAGTGTTTTTAGACAGAGACGGCACAATAATAGAAGATAAGGGTTATCTTAATGACCCGCAAGGGCTGGAATTTATAGAAGGCGCAATCCCTGCCATGAAAATGCTTTCTGAAAACGGGTTTAAGCTGATTCTTGTTACAAACCAGTCAGGCATAGGCAGAAATATTGTAACGCTGGACCAGCTGAAAACTATTCATGACAAACTTGCGGGCGTGCTCTCTTTAAACAGCATAAGGTTCGATGAAATTGAGTTTTGCCCTCATCTGCCGGAACAAAAGTGTTTGTGCAGAAAACCAAATACAGGGATGGCCAAAAGGGCTGCTGAAAAAGCAAATATTGATTTGCAGAAAAGTTATTGTATCGGCGATAAAATGACTGATGTAGAATTTGCAAAAAAATTCGGAGGAAAAGGTGTTCTTATTGGTAGCGGGTACACCGGGGTAAAGCCGGATTATATCGCAAAGAATTTATATGCTGCGGCAAAATGGGTAATAAGCGACAGTCCAAATCAAAAAAACAGTTTAAAGGAACAAAAAAAAGGGAAGCGTAAGTTTTTGCTGTCTTTGATTTTATTCTTTTTTGCCAATTTCGCTGGAATTTCTTCTGTTCTTGGCCAGCCCGGGCCTTCGGGGTTTACGTGGCGCCGGGTAGAAAATAATGCATTTAAAAATGGTGAAAAACTTATCTATGATGTAAAATGGGGTTTAATTGTCGCCGGTTATGCTGAAATGAGGCTTGAAAATATTGAAGAAATTAACAATCGCAAAGCGTTTCATTTGATTATGGAGGCAAAATCCCTCCCTTTTTTCGATGTGTTTTACAAAGCAAGGAATTTGGATGAGTCCTGGATAGATGTTGAAAGCATTTGCTCGCATAAATACAAAAAACGCCAGCGCGAGAGCGGATACATCAAAGAAGAAACAGTGTTTTTTGATAACGTGAATAAATATTTTTCGTTTATGGAGGGCAGAAACGGAAAGTGCGTCTCAAAAAAGGAAATCCCGATGCCC from Elusimicrobiota bacterium includes these protein-coding regions:
- a CDS encoding HAD-IIIA family hydrolase, whose protein sequence is MKKNKAVFLDRDGTIIEDKGYLNDPQGLEFIEGAIPAMKMLSENGFKLILVTNQSGIGRNIVTLDQLKTIHDKLAGVLSLNSIRFDEIEFCPHLPEQKCLCRKPNTGMAKRAAEKANIDLQKSYCIGDKMTDVEFAKKFGGKGVLIGSGYTGVKPDYIAKNLYAAAKWVISDSPNQKNSLKEQKKGKRKFLLSLILFFFANFAGISSVLGQPGPSGFTWRRVENNAFKNGEKLIYDVKWGLIVAGYAEMRLENIEEINNRKAFHLIMEAKSLPFFDVFYKARNLDESWIDVESICSHKYKKRQRESGYIKEETVFFDNVNKYFSFMEGRNGKCVSKKEIPMPAFTQDVLSALYYVRTLNLEAGKTYFIDGQSGDKTYSLKVMVYKKEKVSVPAGSFECYKIEPFVIGNGLFEAKGRLWIWVTADSKKLPVLLSSKIFIGSITAVLTKVEGN